In Saccharolobus solfataricus, a genomic segment contains:
- a CDS encoding NADH-quinone oxidoreductase subunit B yields the protein MTEQTILMGNLNEVAKKAAQWLINRKPIKSIIDWGISFSLWPPHFTTSCCGTEFGAFAAARFDAERYGMLPFSSARQSNILILEGTLSRKMGRAARIVYDQMPEPKYVIALGACILEGGIFWNSYNTVLPSDIGIPVDLYVPGCPIRPEAVARAVLMLQKKIRTQGALKT from the coding sequence ATGACAGAACAGACTATTTTAATGGGTAATTTAAATGAAGTAGCTAAAAAGGCGGCTCAATGGCTAATTAATAGGAAACCCATCAAATCGATAATTGATTGGGGAATTTCATTTTCTTTATGGCCACCTCACTTTACTACATCTTGTTGTGGTACGGAATTTGGAGCTTTCGCAGCTGCAAGATTTGATGCAGAGAGATATGGGATGTTGCCATTCTCCTCTGCTAGACAATCAAATATACTTATACTGGAAGGTACGCTAAGTAGAAAAATGGGTAGAGCAGCGAGAATTGTTTATGACCAGATGCCAGAACCAAAATACGTTATCGCCCTTGGAGCGTGTATACTCGAAGGAGGAATCTTTTGGAATTCTTATAATACCGTGCTTCCCTCAGATATTGGAATACCAGTTGATTTATACGTTCCGGGATGCCCAATAAGGCCAGAGGCTGTAGCTAGAGCAGTATTAATGTTACAGAAGAAGATAAGAACTCAAGGAGCCCTTAAGACATAA